The Rhodothermales bacterium genome window below encodes:
- a CDS encoding aminotransferase class V-fold PLP-dependent enzyme produces MPATPSPLPNLRARYALPDDGAVELRAFTHGPMPRTVPAMLQRFAEDWQTRGVDAWNEVPNHWLPASGDRVGWWTLPTYLGDAFVAPLLGAAAGTCVMQPNAHWTMQCVLSSEELFGRRRKVVYPAGAFPSVAHSLERWRSLTGLEPVEIPASRAGFVDRRAVLDAIDARTQLVVLSHVSFLSGEKLSDDFLASVASRAHQAGALLVVDGYHSIGAAFGPMADLGVDVYIGGLLKEGSGSSGNGFVFLRPGLALTPRVTGWFGDAEPFAFNPLPLPNPDVRLRFLGGTTAIASLYHAVEGARILLDAGLDAVQRHTLALGREAIARAEDLGLRLRSPREDERRSAMLVFELQGADRAAMYLKQRGVLVDSRKGRYLRMAPFVWNDAGEVARCFTALSEGLAGRRYLKEGLAEDRPGPVT; encoded by the coding sequence ATGCCCGCCACCCCATCGCCCCTTCCGAATCTCCGCGCGCGGTATGCGCTGCCCGATGACGGCGCCGTCGAGCTGCGCGCCTTCACCCACGGGCCCATGCCACGTACCGTGCCGGCCATGCTGCAGCGGTTCGCGGAGGACTGGCAGACGCGCGGGGTGGATGCCTGGAACGAGGTGCCCAACCACTGGCTGCCGGCCAGCGGCGACCGCGTCGGCTGGTGGACGCTGCCCACCTACCTCGGCGACGCGTTTGTCGCCCCCCTGCTCGGCGCCGCCGCCGGCACGTGCGTGATGCAGCCCAACGCCCACTGGACGATGCAATGCGTGCTCTCCTCGGAAGAGCTGTTCGGACGCCGGCGGAAGGTGGTGTACCCGGCCGGCGCGTTTCCCTCCGTCGCGCACAGCCTGGAGCGCTGGCGGTCCCTCACCGGCCTGGAGCCCGTCGAGATCCCGGCGTCGCGTGCGGGCTTCGTCGATCGCCGCGCCGTTCTCGACGCCATCGACGCCCGAACGCAGCTCGTGGTGCTCAGCCACGTGAGCTTTCTGAGCGGCGAGAAGCTGTCCGACGACTTCCTGGCGAGCGTAGCGAGCCGGGCGCACCAGGCCGGCGCGCTGCTCGTCGTGGATGGCTATCACAGCATAGGCGCCGCGTTCGGGCCGATGGCGGACCTCGGGGTGGACGTCTATATCGGCGGCCTGCTCAAGGAAGGCAGCGGGTCGTCGGGCAACGGCTTCGTCTTTCTGCGCCCGGGCCTGGCCCTCACGCCCCGCGTGACCGGCTGGTTCGGGGATGCGGAGCCGTTCGCGTTTAACCCGCTGCCCCTCCCCAACCCGGATGTCCGTCTCCGCTTTCTCGGCGGCACCACGGCCATCGCATCGCTCTATCATGCTGTTGAAGGGGCGCGGATCCTGCTGGACGCCGGCCTCGACGCCGTCCAGCGCCATACCCTCGCGCTGGGCCGGGAAGCGATCGCCCGGGCGGAGGACCTCGGGCTGCGGCTCCGTTCGCCGCGGGAAGACGAACGACGCAGCGCCATGCTCGTCTTCGAGCTTCAGGGGGCGGACCGGGCGGCGATGTATCTCAAACAGCGCGGCGTGCTCGTGGACAGCCGAAAGGGACGTTACCTGCGTATGGCGCCGTTCGTCTGGAACGACGCCGGCGAGGTGGCGCGCTGTTTTACGGCGTTGTCCGAGGGCCTCGCGGGCCGGCGCTACCTGAAGGAAGGCCTCGCGGAGGACCGGCCGGGGCCCGTCACCTGA
- the rpmA gene encoding 50S ribosomal protein L27, which translates to MAHKKGVGSTKNGRDSNAKMLGIKAFGGEFVTSGSIIVRQRGTKFHPGANVMRGGDDSLFATSDGTVRFSKGKNDRRFVNIDSAAS; encoded by the coding sequence ATGGCTCATAAGAAAGGTGTAGGCTCAACCAAAAACGGACGCGACTCGAACGCCAAAATGCTTGGCATCAAAGCCTTTGGCGGCGAATTCGTGACGTCTGGCAGCATCATCGTGCGTCAGCGCGGCACCAAATTCCACCCCGGCGCGAACGTCATGCGCGGAGGCGACGATTCGCTGTTCGCCACCAGCGACGGCACGGTTCGCTTCTCGAAAGGCAAGAACGACCGCCGGTTCGTCAATATCGACAGCGCCGCTTCCTGA
- the rplU gene encoding 50S ribosomal protein L21: MYAIIEVADKQYKVSKNDRLYVPRMDAQVDSTITIDSVLLVSAEGDIRVGTPVVDGAQVTAKVLGHVKGDKILVFKKIRRKRFKVKNGHRQQYTQIQISDVTLGGAKKTSRKKADEAPAAEAAE, encoded by the coding sequence ATGTACGCGATTATCGAAGTCGCTGACAAACAGTACAAAGTCAGCAAAAACGATCGACTCTACGTTCCGCGCATGGATGCGCAGGTGGACTCGACGATCACCATCGACTCGGTCCTGCTCGTCTCCGCGGAGGGCGACATCCGGGTCGGGACGCCGGTTGTAGATGGCGCCCAGGTTACGGCCAAAGTGCTGGGCCACGTCAAGGGCGACAAGATCCTGGTGTTCAAAAAAATCCGCCGCAAGCGGTTCAAGGTAAAGAACGGCCACCGCCAGCAGTACACGCAGATCCAGATCAGCGATGTGACGCTCGGCGGCGCGAAGAAGACGTCGCGCAAGAAAGCCGACGAAGCGCCGGCCGCTGAAGCCGCCGAATGA
- a CDS encoding fumarylacetoacetate hydrolase family protein — protein sequence MEIILPETGERVAAPRVFCIGRNYAAHAREMKSDVPETPMVFLKPSTALVPTGGAVVLPAASNDVHHEVELVVVIGRRGKNVPVSEAMAYVAGYAAGLDMTARDLQAEAKKKGQPWTVAKGFDTFAPLGPIARAESLPDPHACAIRLTINGEVRQEGSTADMIFSIPHLIAYCSTVFTLLPGDLIYTGTPEGVGPVHAGDVLEATVSGLPPLRVSVTR from the coding sequence ATGGAAATCATTTTACCGGAAACGGGCGAACGCGTCGCGGCGCCCCGGGTTTTTTGCATCGGGCGCAACTACGCCGCGCATGCCAGAGAGATGAAGAGCGACGTGCCCGAGACGCCGATGGTCTTCCTCAAGCCGTCCACGGCGCTCGTGCCCACCGGAGGCGCCGTCGTGCTGCCGGCGGCGTCGAACGACGTCCACCACGAAGTCGAACTCGTCGTCGTCATCGGCCGGCGCGGGAAAAACGTCCCGGTCTCGGAAGCGATGGCGTATGTCGCCGGCTACGCGGCCGGGCTCGACATGACGGCGCGCGACCTCCAGGCCGAAGCCAAAAAAAAGGGGCAACCGTGGACCGTCGCCAAGGGGTTCGACACCTTCGCCCCGCTCGGACCCATCGCGCGCGCCGAATCCCTGCCGGATCCGCATGCCTGCGCCATCCGGCTCACGATCAACGGCGAGGTGCGTCAGGAAGGATCCACGGCGGATATGATCTTCTCGATTCCCCATCTCATCGCCTACTGCTCCACTGTGTTTACCCTGCTTCCGGGCGACCTCATCTACACCGGCACCCCCGAAGGGGTCGGCCCCGTCCACGCCGGCGATGTGCTCGAAGCCACGGTTTCGGGCCTGCCGCCACTCCGCGTGTCGGTGACGCGGTGA
- the lysA gene encoding diaminopimelate decarboxylase has product MSTPFRIKEPADAPRLLEAAARFGTPLYVYDERIIRRQCQALRTHLAGLPLRLLYAMKANEHPAVLRVIRDEGFGIDAVSPGELELALRVGFSPDDILYSANNITDAEMREIAEQGILMNIGELSRLEALGQSFPGARVCIRMNPSIGSGHHQHVVTAGKHTKFGVPIEAIDELLAIAGRHRLRIVGIHQHIGSGIASMAVLWQAMQMLLDAAPRFPDLAFINFGGGFNIPYRAEDEALDLENFQAGIVDPLLARLPDGLTCWFEPGRFLTAEAGTLVVSATTIKEAYGVTYAGTDSGMAHLIRPAMYGAYHEIVNLSHPDGALDAYTVVGNICESGDVLARDRQIREIRPGDVLAIMDAGAYGMAMASLYNLRPLPGEAMIRANGAIELIQPRWTPTQLIDTLYGGYLGS; this is encoded by the coding sequence ATGTCAACCCCTTTCCGCATCAAAGAACCCGCCGACGCCCCGCGGCTGCTCGAAGCCGCCGCCCGTTTCGGCACGCCGCTGTACGTGTACGACGAGCGCATCATCCGCCGGCAGTGCCAGGCGCTGCGCACCCATCTGGCGGGATTGCCGCTGCGGCTGCTCTACGCCATGAAGGCGAACGAGCATCCGGCGGTGCTGCGCGTGATCCGCGACGAAGGATTCGGCATCGACGCCGTCTCGCCCGGCGAACTCGAACTGGCGCTGCGCGTCGGGTTCTCGCCGGACGACATCCTGTATTCCGCCAACAACATCACCGACGCGGAGATGCGGGAGATTGCCGAGCAGGGCATCCTGATGAACATCGGCGAACTGAGCCGGCTGGAGGCGCTCGGGCAATCGTTCCCCGGCGCGCGCGTCTGCATACGGATGAACCCGTCGATCGGCTCGGGGCATCACCAGCATGTGGTGACGGCCGGCAAACACACCAAGTTCGGCGTACCGATCGAGGCCATCGACGAGCTGCTGGCCATTGCGGGCCGGCATCGGCTCCGCATCGTCGGCATCCACCAGCACATCGGGAGCGGCATCGCCTCGATGGCCGTGCTGTGGCAGGCGATGCAGATGCTGCTGGACGCGGCGCCGCGTTTTCCGGATCTCGCCTTCATCAATTTTGGCGGCGGGTTCAACATCCCCTACCGGGCCGAAGACGAGGCCCTGGATCTGGAAAATTTCCAGGCCGGCATCGTCGACCCGCTGCTGGCGCGTTTGCCCGACGGGCTGACCTGCTGGTTCGAGCCCGGACGCTTTCTTACCGCCGAAGCCGGCACGCTGGTCGTCAGCGCCACCACCATCAAAGAAGCCTACGGCGTCACCTACGCCGGGACGGACTCCGGCATGGCGCATCTGATCCGGCCGGCGATGTACGGGGCGTACCACGAAATCGTAAACCTCTCCCATCCCGACGGGGCGCTGGACGCCTACACCGTCGTGGGCAACATCTGCGAGTCCGGCGACGTGCTCGCGCGGGACCGGCAGATCCGCGAAATCCGCCCGGGCGACGTGCTGGCGATCATGGACGCCGGCGCCTACGGGATGGCGATGGCGTCGCTCTATAACCTGAGGCCGCTGCCGGGGGAAGCCATGATCCGGGCGAACGGCGCCATCGAGCTGATCCAGCCCCGGTGGACGCCGACCCAGCTGATCGATACCCTGTACGGCGGCTACCTCGGCAGTTAA
- a CDS encoding GntG family PLP-dependent aldolase, protein MPVDLRSDTVTRPTEGMRRAMYEAEVGDNIYGEDPTVNRLQADVAALLGKEDALFVPSGIMANQLALLVHTRPGDEIIVERKCHIFNHEGGAPGFLNGVQTCPMDGDRGLLTPEHVEQAIRKGFYNEPTSRLLCLENTHNHAGGRVLPQESVAAAADLARRNGLSVHLDGARLWNAAAATGRPIAALAAPFDTVSVCLSKGLGAPVGSLLAGPADLIKKALRFRNSIGGGMRQSGILAAAGLYALAHHRDRLADDHRRARILAEALSQCADFRIDPADVDTNIVLFRVDRRPVADVLNALRAHDIWMSPFGPGLIRAVVHLDISEADIQQTVTTLNRLFGS, encoded by the coding sequence ATGCCGGTCGACCTGCGAAGTGACACCGTGACGCGCCCGACCGAGGGGATGCGGCGTGCGATGTACGAGGCGGAAGTCGGGGACAATATCTACGGGGAAGATCCGACGGTCAACCGGCTCCAGGCCGATGTGGCGGCGCTGCTGGGAAAGGAGGACGCGCTGTTCGTTCCCTCCGGCATCATGGCCAACCAGCTGGCTCTGCTGGTTCATACCCGCCCCGGCGACGAGATCATCGTCGAACGAAAGTGCCATATCTTCAACCATGAAGGCGGGGCGCCAGGGTTTCTGAACGGCGTGCAGACCTGTCCGATGGACGGAGACCGGGGCTTGCTGACGCCCGAGCATGTCGAGCAGGCGATCCGTAAGGGATTCTACAACGAGCCGACGTCGCGCCTGCTCTGTCTGGAAAACACCCATAACCACGCCGGCGGACGCGTCCTGCCCCAGGAATCCGTGGCCGCAGCGGCCGATCTGGCGCGGCGGAACGGGCTGAGCGTGCACCTCGACGGTGCGCGACTGTGGAATGCGGCGGCGGCTACGGGTCGCCCGATCGCAGCACTCGCGGCTCCGTTCGACACCGTCAGCGTCTGTCTCTCCAAGGGTCTGGGCGCGCCGGTGGGTTCGCTCCTGGCCGGGCCGGCCGATCTGATCAAAAAGGCCCTTCGTTTCCGCAACAGCATCGGCGGCGGCATGCGCCAATCGGGCATCCTCGCTGCCGCCGGTCTCTACGCGCTGGCGCACCACCGCGATCGGTTGGCGGACGACCACCGCCGGGCGCGCATCCTGGCCGAAGCGCTGTCCCAATGCGCCGATTTCCGGATAGATCCGGCGGATGTCGACACCAACATCGTCCTGTTCCGCGTCGACAGGCGGCCCGTGGCTGATGTACTGAACGCCCTGCGCGCGCACGATATCTGGATGTCGCCGTTCGGCCCCGGGCTGATCCGCGCGGTCGTTCATCTCGACATTTCCGAAGCCGATATCCAGCAAACCGTGACGACCTTGAACCGTCTGTTCGGGTCCTGA
- the greA gene encoding transcription elongation factor GreA → MENKPIYLTEEGLQKLKEELHFLRTQERARIAKAIADARAQGDLSENAEYDAAKEEQGHLEARIAKMESTVSDARLVDDSKIDTSKAFILSTVKVKDLKNGRENSYKLVSKEEADIMQGKISVVSPIGKGLLGLSVGDVAEIEVPAGRLKLEVLEITR, encoded by the coding sequence ATGGAAAACAAACCAATCTATCTGACCGAAGAGGGACTTCAGAAGCTCAAGGAAGAGCTGCATTTCCTGCGGACCCAGGAGCGGGCGCGTATCGCGAAAGCCATCGCGGATGCCAGGGCTCAGGGCGACCTCTCCGAAAACGCGGAATATGACGCCGCGAAAGAAGAACAGGGCCACCTCGAAGCCCGGATCGCCAAGATGGAGTCGACCGTCAGCGATGCGCGACTCGTGGACGACAGCAAGATCGACACCTCCAAGGCGTTCATCCTCTCGACGGTCAAGGTCAAGGATCTGAAGAACGGCCGGGAGAACTCGTACAAGCTGGTATCGAAAGAGGAGGCCGACATCATGCAGGGCAAGATCTCCGTCGTGAGTCCGATCGGCAAGGGGCTGCTGGGCCTCTCCGTCGGCGACGTGGCCGAAATCGAAGTGCCGGCCGGCCGGCTGAAGCTCGAAGTGCTCGAAATCACCCGATAA
- a CDS encoding NlpC/P60 family protein, with translation MHVHPSPIRRLRSRIPAVLLTLVGGVLFSACTVTTPRPATLTPVAGRPADLAADPVSTRMSDREALLRAEAVRWAGTPHRLGGTDGRGIDCSALVQTIYSHSFRTAVPRTTEHQVRIGTPVSPNALEPGDLVFFKPDRRTRHVGIYLSDGEFLHASKSQGVSISNIAEPYWQQRYWTTRRVLPEATPDTRAEAEPPSSPETPKNRRNGW, from the coding sequence ATGCACGTCCATCCCAGCCCGATTCGCCGTCTTCGTTCCCGCATCCCGGCGGTGCTCCTGACCCTCGTGGGCGGCGTGCTGTTTTCCGCCTGTACGGTGACGACGCCGAGGCCGGCGACGCTTACGCCCGTGGCTGGGCGTCCGGCCGATCTTGCGGCCGACCCGGTGTCGACGCGGATGTCCGACCGGGAAGCCCTGCTGCGCGCGGAAGCGGTCCGCTGGGCCGGCACCCCGCACAGGCTGGGCGGTACGGACGGCCGCGGGATCGACTGCTCGGCCCTCGTTCAGACCATCTACAGCCATTCCTTCCGCACCGCCGTACCGCGCACGACGGAGCACCAGGTCCGCATCGGCACCCCGGTGTCGCCGAACGCGCTGGAGCCGGGCGATCTCGTCTTTTTTAAACCGGATCGCCGAACCCGGCACGTGGGCATCTACCTCAGCGACGGCGAGTTTCTGCACGCCTCGAAGAGCCAGGGCGTGTCGATATCCAACATCGCGGAGCCCTACTGGCAGCAGCGCTACTGGACCACGCGGCGGGTGTTGCCCGAGGCGACGCCCGACACGCGGGCCGAGGCCGAGCCGCCTTCGAGCCCCGAAACGCCAAAAAACAGACGTAACGGCTGGTAA
- a CDS encoding YtxH domain-containing protein, whose product MRTNAPLSHVVTALTGFALGVAAGLLFAPESGEKLRQRLADEAREQLRQAEARLRDLESQLKSLDDRLSTVGQGVSDRVRATAGQARDAILPALDEAAEQVTLEEKEVSRDLRHMTRR is encoded by the coding sequence ATGAGAACGAACGCACCGCTCTCCCATGTGGTAACCGCCCTCACGGGGTTTGCCCTGGGCGTCGCCGCCGGCCTGCTCTTTGCCCCCGAATCCGGTGAAAAACTGCGCCAGCGCCTCGCCGACGAGGCCCGCGAACAGCTCCGGCAGGCCGAAGCGCGCCTTCGCGACCTCGAATCCCAGCTGAAATCCCTCGACGATCGACTGTCGACCGTCGGGCAGGGGGTCAGCGATCGGGTCCGCGCCACGGCCGGCCAGGCCCGGGACGCCATCCTGCCGGCGCTGGACGAAGCGGCCGAGCAGGTCACGCTCGAAGAGAAAGAGGTCAGCCGCGATCTGCGGCATATGACCCGGCGCTGA
- a CDS encoding BrxA/BrxB family bacilliredoxin: MPYPEPLVQPMRAELTRLGVEELRDMTEVDEAFDAIEEGTALLIVNSVCGCAAANARPAVAMAMQGAVQPERYFTVFAGQDMEATARAREYMRGIPPSSPFMALFKDGDPVFVLERRHIEGRSASAIATDLVNAYAKFCGTDAVPENGPETPQVPDWNHQGLPPTFRSIR; this comes from the coding sequence ATGCCTTATCCCGAACCTCTGGTACAGCCGATGCGCGCCGAACTCACCCGCCTCGGCGTGGAGGAACTGCGCGACATGACGGAAGTGGACGAAGCCTTCGACGCGATCGAAGAGGGCACCGCGCTGTTGATCGTCAACTCGGTCTGTGGTTGCGCGGCCGCCAATGCGCGCCCCGCCGTGGCTATGGCCATGCAGGGGGCTGTCCAGCCGGAACGCTACTTTACGGTTTTCGCCGGCCAGGATATGGAAGCCACTGCCCGCGCCCGCGAATACATGCGCGGCATCCCGCCGTCCTCGCCGTTCATGGCGCTCTTCAAGGATGGCGACCCGGTATTCGTGCTGGAGCGCCGGCACATTGAAGGCCGCAGCGCCAGCGCCATCGCGACGGATCTGGTGAACGCCTACGCCAAATTCTGCGGCACCGACGCCGTGCCGGAAAACGGCCCGGAAACGCCGCAGGTGCCGGACTGGAACCATCAGGGCCTGCCGCCGACGTTCCGTTCCATCCGCTGA
- a CDS encoding oligosaccharide flippase family protein encodes MSKPADMTRSIATLLTGSVGAMAVAYLAQPILVRLYTPDAFGVLDLFLSALSILIPVASLRYEDAIMLPADDRDARPVVGLSVLLMLITASLCAVAVHLGGAQLVGEALWPSAVWLAPALILIRLGKISELWLTRQKRYGTLSRGQMANALAMTAGRLAGGFRGMGVAGLIGGYLVGNLISAGLWIGASMASLRAPAERLFDRRAMAQAAHRYRRFPTFSMPSTLLNALVTRLPFVLLAVYFDAAVVGYFGRAFALLAVPLSLIGGAVSQVFFVEGAEATRRGTLPALTDVVHRRLVGIGLFPALALVLAGPQLVGFVFGAPWIPAGEYLRILAPWLFLASVASPLTRVFDITERQRLDLASSVAMFTVQTLALLVAGQTRDLELTLWAVGLAGAASRWAHAALIVRTAGVSWRAFVGAYFFWGLRSLPFLAVVALTRNLEPAWAPFLGASLAGAGYLAVLYLVERSGQRMERNVGGRP; translated from the coding sequence ATGAGCAAACCGGCCGATATGACGCGTTCCATCGCGACCCTGCTCACCGGCAGCGTCGGCGCGATGGCTGTAGCCTACCTGGCCCAACCGATTCTCGTCCGGCTCTACACACCGGACGCCTTCGGCGTGCTCGACCTCTTTTTATCCGCGCTGAGCATCCTGATCCCCGTGGCATCGCTGCGTTACGAAGACGCGATCATGCTCCCGGCGGACGATCGCGACGCCCGGCCGGTGGTGGGGCTGTCGGTGCTTTTGATGCTGATCACGGCATCGCTGTGCGCCGTGGCGGTCCATCTTGGCGGAGCACAACTCGTCGGCGAGGCGCTGTGGCCCTCGGCCGTCTGGCTGGCGCCGGCACTCATCCTGATCCGGCTCGGGAAGATCTCCGAGTTGTGGCTGACGCGGCAAAAGCGCTACGGCACCCTCTCTCGCGGGCAGATGGCCAACGCGCTGGCGATGACCGCCGGCCGCCTGGCGGGCGGCTTTCGCGGGATGGGCGTCGCCGGCCTGATCGGGGGCTATCTGGTCGGGAATCTGATCAGCGCCGGGCTGTGGATCGGCGCCTCGATGGCCTCGCTGCGGGCGCCTGCCGAGCGCCTCTTCGATAGACGGGCCATGGCGCAGGCGGCGCATCGTTACCGCCGGTTTCCGACGTTTTCCATGCCGTCTACGCTGCTCAATGCGCTGGTGACGCGTCTGCCGTTCGTGCTGCTCGCGGTGTATTTCGACGCGGCGGTGGTGGGGTACTTCGGACGCGCTTTCGCGCTCCTGGCCGTTCCGTTGAGCCTGATCGGCGGCGCGGTTTCGCAGGTGTTTTTTGTGGAGGGCGCCGAGGCGACGCGGCGCGGGACGCTGCCGGCGCTGACCGATGTCGTACATCGACGCCTGGTGGGCATCGGACTCTTCCCCGCGCTGGCGCTTGTCCTTGCCGGCCCGCAGCTCGTCGGCTTCGTCTTCGGCGCGCCGTGGATTCCGGCCGGCGAGTACCTGCGCATCCTGGCCCCGTGGCTCTTCCTGGCATCCGTGGCGTCGCCGCTGACCCGGGTGTTCGACATCACGGAACGGCAGCGCCTCGATCTGGCCAGCAGCGTGGCGATGTTCACCGTGCAAACCCTGGCCCTGCTCGTCGCGGGGCAAACCCGGGATCTCGAACTTACCCTCTGGGCCGTCGGCCTCGCCGGCGCGGCATCGCGGTGGGCGCACGCCGCCCTGATCGTCCGAACGGCCGGCGTCTCGTGGCGCGCATTCGTCGGGGCGTACTTCTTCTGGGGGCTGCGATCGCTGCCGTTTCTGGCGGTCGTGGCGCTCACGCGCAACCTGGAGCCGGCGTGGGCGCCGTTCCTGGGCGCTTCCCTGGCCGGAGCCGGCTATCTCGCCGTCTTATACCTCGTCGAACGATCCGGTCAGCGGATGGAACGGAACGTCGGCGGCAGGCCCTGA